A genome region from Candidatus Zixiibacteriota bacterium includes the following:
- a CDS encoding glycosyltransferase family 4 protein: protein MQSTVLTVGRLVPRKGQIYLIDAMRKLVDEGMDLKLVIIGIGPEENRLRERAKGLDFRLELIISDEQLEQEYKNADVFVLPSITDEQGEKEGLGLVLLESMHFKLPVIAFDNGGVSEVVIDGYNGILLQEKDVDGLAVSIKKVLTDKEFSDKLVETAYKDAHKRFSVETIVNQQAEIYDRVLEHR from the coding sequence ATGCAATCGACTGTTTTAACCGTAGGGCGGTTAGTGCCGCGCAAAGGACAGATTTATCTTATAGATGCGATGCGTAAGCTAGTTGATGAGGGCATGGATTTGAAGCTGGTTATTATCGGTATTGGCCCCGAGGAAAACCGGCTGAGAGAAAGAGCCAAGGGCTTGGATTTTCGCTTGGAACTTATTATAAGCGATGAACAGCTTGAACAAGAATATAAGAACGCCGATGTTTTCGTTCTGCCCTCGATTACAGATGAACAAGGCGAAAAAGAAGGCTTGGGGCTGGTGCTGTTAGAGTCGATGCATTTTAAACTGCCTGTAATAGCTTTCGATAATGGCGGCGTAAGCGAGGTTGTTATTGATGGCTATAATGGCATTCTTCTTCAGGAAAAAGATGTCGATGGTTTAGCTGTCTCAATTAAGAAAGTTTTAACTGATAAAGAGTTCAGTGATAAACTTGTTGAAACGGCATATAAGGATGCGCATAAACGTTTTTCAGTCGAGACGATTGTTAATCAGCAGGCTGAAATATATGATAGAGTATTAGAGCACAGATAG